The Lysobacter oculi genomic sequence GGCAAGACCTTCGACCTGGCCGAACAACGCGACCAGTGGGTGGTGGTGAACTACTGGGCGACCTGGTGCGGCCCGTGCCTGGAGGAGATGCCGGAGCTGTCCGCGCTCGATGCGATGCGCGAGCACATCACGGTGATCGGGCTGGCCTACGAGGACATCGGCGCCGACGAACTGCGCGCCTTCCTGGCCAAGCAGCCGGTGGTCTATCCGATCGCCATCATCGACGTGACCGCGCCGCCGGCCTCTTTCGAAGCCCCGCGCGGGTTGCCGCTGACCTTCCTGATCGCGCCCGACGGCAAGCTGGCCGCCGAGTTCATGGGCCCGGTCAACGCGAAGATCCTCGAAGACGCCATCGCCAAGGCCGGTGGCCCTAAGCCCGGCGCGGCGAAGGCCGGCGCAGCACATGGTGGAACAGCGCCCACGTGACGATGAAGGTCAGCGCCAGCGAGCCCCAGACCCAGGGCCACATCCGCGCCAGCATCTCCGGCTGACCGGCGAATTCCGGGTAGTAGCGGCCCTGCAGCAGCATCAGGCCGTGCGGTACGAAGATGGTGATGATCGGCGTGGGCATCGGCGCGGCCAGTGCGGTGAAGACGGCGGCGAGCAAGGGCGGCCAGCCCGGGCGGCGATCACCGCGACGCCGCAACCGATGCAGCATCCACCCCGCCAGCGCGATGGCCGGGGACGCCAGCAACGCCCACAGCGCGAGCAGCAGGGGCGCCAGCAGCATCCACATCAAGGGCATGAAGCGTAGGCTCAGCCGGCGAACGGCTTGAACGGCTTGATCGGCTTGACCACGCCGTAGCGTTCCTTCTTCGGCTTGGTGTCGAGTGGCGGCAGCTGCGGCGGCGGCTCGTCCACGTGGGTATCCGGCAGGCGGTCCAGCAGGTCGCGGATCAGGGTGAGCCGGCCGGTTTTCTGGTCGTTGAAATCGACCAGCGTCCACGGCGCGACATCGGTATGCGTGGCCTTGAGCATGGCCTCGCGGGCGGCGGTGTAGTCGCCGTAGAGCTCGCGCGCCTTGAGGTCGATGGGCGAGAGCTTCCAGCCCTTGAGCGGGTCCTCGCAGCGTTCGGCGAAGCGCTTTTCCTGCTGTTCCTGGTCGCAGCACAGCCAGTACTTGAACAGCAGGATGCCGTCATCGACCAGCTGCCGCTCGAACACCGGCGCCTGCTGCAGGAAGGCCTTGACCTGCGCCGCGCTGGCGAAGCCCATGACCTTCTCCACGCCGGCGCGGTTGTACCAGCTGCGGTCGAACAGGACGATCTCGCCCGCGGCCGGCAGGTGCGCGGCATAGCGCTGGAAGTACCACTGGCTGGCTTCGCGCTCGGTCGGCTTGGGCAGGGCGACCACCCGGCATTGACGCGGGTTGAGATGCTCGCTGATCGCCTTGATCGCGCCGCCCTTGCCGGCGGTGTCGCGGCCTTCCATCAACACCAGGATGCGTTGGCCCCTGGCCTGCGCCCACTGCGCCATGCGGGTGAGTTCGACCTGCATCGGTTCCAGCAGGCCTTCGTATTCCTTGCGCTTGAGTTTCGACATGCGGGTCCCGGCGTCAGGTCAGGGGGATGGAATACCACTGGGTGTCGTCTTCGCGCCAGCCGGCGGCGCGGTAGAGCGCGCGCGCGGCCTCGTTGCGGCGGCCGGTCTCCAGCTGCACGCGGCTGGCGCCGTCGTCGCGGGCGTGTTCGATGGCGTGGTTGAGCAGCGCCTTCGCGGCACCGAGGCGGCGCTGTTCCGGGCTGACGTAGAGATCGTTGAGCACCCAGATCCGCGAGGTCTGCACCGAGGAATACATCGGATACAGCTGGGCGAAGCCGATCGCGTGGCCTTCGCGCTCGGCCAGCAGCACCACCGATTCGTTGGCGCCGATCCGCGCGCGCAGCCAGTTGCGGGCGCGCCTGAGGTCGCTGGGCTGGTCGTAGAACTGGCGGTAGGCGTCGAACAGCGGCACGAGCGCATCGACATCCTCGATCTCGGCCTGGCGTACCCGGGTCTTCATGCGCGCCCCCAGCGGCGTGACGGGCGGCTAGCTCAGCACAGCCGGCGTTGCGGAATCGTTACGCGGCGCGGCTCAGGGCGCGTCGGTCAGGCGGGCCAGCGCATCGGCCTGCGCTTCGCGGGCCAGGCGCTCGATCAGCGCGTCCAGCTGGCCTTCCAGCACGTTCGGCAGGTCGTAGAGCGTCAGGCCTTCGACCCGGTGGTCGGTGATCCGGCCCTGCGGGAAGTTGTAGGTGCGGATGCGCTGGCTGCGATCGCCCGAGCCCACCTGCAGTTTGCGGTCGGCGGCCTGCGCGGCCTCGCGGCGCTCGACCTCGGCTTCCACCAGCATCGCCTTCAGCCGGCGCATCGCCTTGTCGCGGTTGGCGTGCTGGCTGCGCTCGGTCTGGTTCTCCACCACCACGCCGGTCGGCACATGGGTGATGCGGATGGCGGATTCGGTCTTGTTGACGTGCTGGCCGCCGGCGCCGCTGGAGCGGAAGGTGTCGATGCGGAGATCGGCGGGGTTGATCTCGATGTCGATGTCGCCGGCTTCCTCGGCGATGATCGCCACCGTCGCCGCCGAGGTGTGGATGCGGCCCTGCGATTCGGTCTCCGGCACGCGCTGCACGCGATGGGTGCCGGATTCGAACTTCAGCCTGGAATACGCGCCGTCGCCTTCGACCCGGGCGACGATCTCGCGGAAGCCGCCGTGCTCGCCGGGGTTGGCCGATTCCACTTCCACCTTCCAGCCCATCCGCTCGGCATAGCGCGCGTACATGCGGAACAGGTCGCCGGCGAAGATCGCCGCCTCGTCGCCGCCGGTGCCGGCGCGGACTTCCAGATACAGGCCGGCATCGTCGCGGGCGTCGCGCGGCACCAGATGCGCCATCAGCTCGGCTTCCAGTCCGGCGATGCGGGTTTCGGCGGCGGCGATTTCCTCGTCCGCCATCTCGGCGAACTCGGGGTCGGCGCGCAGTTCGATGGCCGATGCGAGATCGGCGCGGGCCTGGGTTTCCTCGCCCAGTGCGCGGGCCACCGGCTCCAGCCGGGCGAACTCGCGCGAGTGCTTGCGGAAGACGTTCTGGTCGCCGATCACCGACGGGTCGGAGAGCAGGCGTTCCAGTTCGTCGCGGCGCTCGGCCAGGGCTTCAAGCTTGCGGCGGAGCGTCGGTTGCATCGGTGTCTTCGTGGTCGGCCGGGGCCGGGAACAGCCGCTCGGTGGCGCGGGCCAGCTCGGCGTCGCCGCGCGCGGCGGCATCGCGCAGCGCCACGGTGGGCGCGTGCAGCAGGCGGTTGGTCAGGGTGTGGGCCAAAAGGTCGAGCGCGGCCTGCGGGTCGGCGCCGGATTGCAGCAGGCGCTGGGCCTTGCGCATGGCTTCGGCGCGGGCGGCATCGCCGTGCTGGCGCAGGCGGCGCAGCGGGGCGTCGTTGCGGAGTAGGGCGACGCGCTCCATGAAGCGCTCGGCGTGCAGCGTGGCGATGGCTTCGGCTTCCTCGGCGGCTTCGCGGCGGCTGCGGCGGTTGTCCTCCACCGCGCGTTCCAGATCGTCCACGGTGTAGAGGAAGACGTCGCGCAGCTCGGCCACGGCGGACTCGATGTCGCGCGGCACCGCCAGGTCCAGCAGCAGCATCGGGCGATGGCGGCGGGTCTTCAACGCCTCGGCCACCTGCGTGCGCAGCAGGACCGGCTCGCGGGCGGCGGTGGCGGAGAACACGATGTCGGCCTCGGCCAGGTGGCGGTCCAGGTCGGCCAGCGGCAGCGCGAAACCGCCGTGCCGGCTGGCAATCTCCTGCGCGTGGGCCAGCGTGCGGTTGGCGATCAGCAGCCGCTTCACCCTGCCTTCGGACAGGTGCTTGGCGGTGAGTTCGATGGTCTCGCCGGCGCCGACCAGCAGCACGGTGGAGTCCTCCAGCCGCGCGAAGGTGTCCTGCGCCAGCCGCACCGCGGTGGACGCCACCGATACCGGGTGCTGGCCGATGCGGGTGTGCGTGCGGGCGTGCTTGGCGGTGCCGAAGGCCTGCTGGAACAGCCGGTCCAGCTGGCTGCCGAGCGTGCCGGCGCCGCGTGCGGCGGCCCAGGCGTCCTTGACCTGGCCGAGAATCTGCGGCTCGCCCAGCACCAGCGAATCCAGCCCGGCGGCGACGCGGAACAGATGGCGCACGGCTTCGGCATCGCGGTGTCAGTAGAGGTAGGCGTCGAGCGCCATCGCCTCGTCGGGATGCGTGGCCAGCCAGTCGCGCAGCACCGTGCCGTCGCCCTCGGCGATCGCGTAGATCTCGGTGCGGTTGCAGGTGGAAAGGATCGCCGCCTCCTGCACGCCCGGCATCGCCCGCAACGCGGCGAGCGCGTCGGGCAGTGCGCCGGCATCGAACGCCAGACGCTCGCGCAATGACACCGGCGCGGTCTGGTGGTTGACGCCCAGGGCGTGGAAGGTGGGCCGGGTCGGCATGTTCAGGGGCGAGCGATTAAGCTGGCGGCGATTTCCGTGACCGCGCATTTTACGCCCCCGACCATGCCCGACCGCCATCGCCGCCGCCTGTCCGCCGTCATGTTGTCGATGCTGCTTGCCGGCGTGCCCGCGCTGGCGGTGGCGAAGACGCCTCCGGCGCCCGCCGGCAACGTCGCGCTGGAGCCGATGCTGGCCGGCGAATTCGCCCTGCAGGCCGGCAAGCTCGGCGAGGCCGCGAAGCACTATCTGGAGGCCGCGCGCCGCAGTGGCGACATCGGTCTGGCCGAACGTGCCACCCGCATCGCCCTGCTCGCCAACGACGATGCCGCCGCCTCCGATGCGCTGGCGCTCTGGAAGCGCGGCGGCGAGCCGTCGATGGCGCTGTCGGCCTCCGAAGCCACGCTGGCCCTGCGCCGCGGCCAGCAGGACGTGGCCGTGCGCGCGCTGGACCACCTGCTGCGCGACAAGGACCCGCGCGGCTGGCGCTATGCGCTGATCGCGCTCTCGGCCGGCGGCAAAGACACCCGCGCCACCGGCGCCGTGCTGCAGCGCCTGCGCCAGGCCGATGCCCTGCCCAAGGACATGGAGGCGCAGCTCGCGTTTGCCGGCCTCGGCCAGCGCCTGCAACAGCCGGCGTTGGTGGATGCGCTGGTCGGCGACATCGTCAAGGCCCATCCGGGCGAACCGCGCGTGCAACTGCTGCAGGCCAGCCTGGCCCGCGAAGCCGGTGACCTGGATGGCGCGCGCCGCCTGCTGGACGCGCTCCGCGCCCGCATCGACACCATGCCGCAGATGCGGCTGGCACTGGCCGGCGAATACGAAGCCCTGGGCGATGCGGCCACCAGCGCCGCCGTGCTGGCGGGCGGCCCGCAGAACACCCAGACCCGCGCCCTGCGCGCGGCGATGCTCTCGCAGGCCAAGGACGATCCTTCGCTGGAGAAGCTCTACAAGGAGCTGGAAGCCGAAGGTGCC encodes the following:
- a CDS encoding TlpA family protein disulfide reductase, producing MLPLLLLATVTACKPAGEAETDAASKPATTPATTPTPSATKPAEIGEVPKLAVTTLDGKTFDLAEQRDQWVVVNYWATWCGPCLEEMPELSALDAMREHITVIGLAYEDIGADELRAFLAKQPVVYPIAIIDVTAPPASFEAPRGLPLTFLIAPDGKLAAEFMGPVNAKILEDAIAKAGGPKPGAAKAGAAHGGTAPT
- the ppk2 gene encoding polyphosphate kinase 2; this encodes MSKLKRKEYEGLLEPMQVELTRMAQWAQARGQRILVLMEGRDTAGKGGAIKAISEHLNPRQCRVVALPKPTEREASQWYFQRYAAHLPAAGEIVLFDRSWYNRAGVEKVMGFASAAQVKAFLQQAPVFERQLVDDGILLFKYWLCCDQEQQEKRFAERCEDPLKGWKLSPIDLKARELYGDYTAAREAMLKATHTDVAPWTLVDFNDQKTGRLTLIRDLLDRLPDTHVDEPPPQLPPLDTKPKKERYGVVKPIKPFKPFAG
- a CDS encoding GNAT family N-acetyltransferase — protein: MKTRVRQAEIEDVDALVPLFDAYRQFYDQPSDLRRARNWLRARIGANESVVLLAEREGHAIGFAQLYPMYSSVQTSRIWVLNDLYVSPEQRRLGAAKALLNHAIEHARDDGASRVQLETGRRNEAARALYRAAGWREDDTQWYSIPLT
- the prfA gene encoding peptide chain release factor 1, giving the protein MQPTLRRKLEALAERRDELERLLSDPSVIGDQNVFRKHSREFARLEPVARALGEETQARADLASAIELRADPEFAEMADEEIAAAETRIAGLEAELMAHLVPRDARDDAGLYLEVRAGTGGDEAAIFAGDLFRMYARYAERMGWKVEVESANPGEHGGFREIVARVEGDGAYSRLKFESGTHRVQRVPETESQGRIHTSAATVAIIAEEAGDIDIEINPADLRIDTFRSSGAGGQHVNKTESAIRITHVPTGVVVENQTERSQHANRDKAMRRLKAMLVEAEVERREAAQAADRKLQVGSGDRSQRIRTYNFPQGRITDHRVEGLTLYDLPNVLEGQLDALIERLAREAQADALARLTDAP